The following proteins come from a genomic window of Pseudomonas putida:
- a CDS encoding LysR family transcriptional regulator — MIETRLLRQFIAVAEELHFHKAAIRLHMAQPPLSQAINRLEEKLGFSLFLRNKRGVKLTAAGMAFLETAYRTLKELEQGIEYARNVSEGICGKLTITAISIAYYESLLNTLKKFREIYPNVRLTIREMPSASQAKALMAGEADIGFMRKLPMPPDTIESRLLLNEQIVMALPANHAKAHQPMVDLRDFAEEDFVFTPQALGSGYHSQLIALCESAGFYPKVVQEAAQIHTLIGLVACGFGVALVPESIAYSTLRERVQFRPIRPIKDQPTPTMGLYMNWNTQNASPALGSFISMLDLGAPRRFVDTIQQPLILDGSDKHELHR, encoded by the coding sequence ATGATCGAGACACGTTTGCTCAGGCAGTTCATTGCCGTGGCCGAGGAGCTGCACTTTCACAAGGCAGCCATCCGCCTGCACATGGCACAGCCGCCCCTGAGCCAGGCGATCAACCGACTCGAAGAGAAGCTGGGCTTCAGCCTGTTCCTGCGCAACAAGCGCGGGGTCAAGCTCACCGCCGCGGGCATGGCCTTCCTGGAAACCGCCTACCGTACCCTCAAGGAGTTGGAACAAGGCATCGAATACGCCCGCAACGTGTCCGAGGGCATCTGCGGCAAGCTGACCATCACTGCCATTTCCATCGCTTACTACGAGTCGCTGCTCAATACCCTGAAGAAATTCCGCGAAATCTACCCGAACGTGCGGCTGACCATTCGCGAAATGCCTTCGGCCTCCCAGGCCAAGGCGTTGATGGCCGGCGAAGCGGACATCGGCTTCATGCGCAAGCTGCCGATGCCACCAGACACCATCGAATCGAGGTTGCTGCTCAATGAGCAGATCGTCATGGCCCTACCCGCCAACCACGCCAAGGCGCATCAGCCTATGGTCGACCTGCGGGATTTTGCCGAAGAGGACTTCGTATTCACCCCGCAGGCGCTTGGCAGCGGCTACCACAGCCAGTTGATTGCGTTGTGCGAATCGGCCGGTTTCTACCCCAAAGTGGTGCAGGAAGCGGCGCAGATCCACACCCTGATCGGGCTGGTAGCTTGCGGTTTCGGCGTTGCCCTGGTGCCTGAATCGATTGCCTACTCGACGCTGCGCGAGCGCGTGCAGTTTCGCCCTATCCGACCGATCAAGGACCAGCCAACGCCGACCATGGGGCTGTATATGAACTGGAACACACAGAACGCCTCTCCAGCCTTGGGCAGTTTCATATCCATGCTCGACCTGGGGGCGCCTCGGCGATTTGTCGACACCATCCAGCAACCGTTGATTCTGGATGGCAGCGACAAGCACGAACTACACCGCTAA
- a CDS encoding SMP-30/gluconolactonase/LRE family protein, which translates to MWGVTQPPEELKPQWVTPGVLYLASALCRDTGYILRASNGQFTATRFSENSGVSYPRDLARVEASSLGEVAERWSLIKECHYVPTKVANTRADLGESPVWDARTGALYFIDITGGRIHRLLPDGEVENLYESAARIGALALTDQGNLIFTEDASVAILDMSSCKVRQYSAPVHHRPSYRFNDGTCDPQGRFVTGLMDEGPSGKTGALLRFDGELHDVVIHDGMALPNGIAWSADGQTVFFVDSAARSIYRAEYLPEGRLEQVSLFAETPAELGRPDGIALDREGGLWVCQFNGSCLLRYDRNGHLTEQVVMPVPRPTSCCFGGDGMGTLYITTARVGMSPTELRHYPDAGDLYAIRPEVGGIPRYAFKE; encoded by the coding sequence ATGTGGGGCGTGACCCAGCCGCCGGAAGAACTCAAGCCGCAATGGGTGACACCGGGCGTGCTGTACCTGGCCAGTGCGCTTTGCCGGGATACCGGGTACATCCTGCGTGCCAGCAATGGCCAGTTCACCGCCACGCGCTTCAGCGAGAACAGCGGCGTGAGCTACCCGCGTGACCTGGCGCGGGTAGAGGCTTCGAGCCTGGGCGAAGTGGCTGAACGCTGGAGCCTCATCAAGGAATGTCATTACGTACCGACCAAGGTCGCCAACACCCGTGCCGACCTTGGTGAAAGCCCTGTGTGGGATGCGCGCACGGGTGCGTTGTATTTCATCGATATTACCGGCGGGCGGATTCACCGGCTGTTACCGGATGGCGAGGTCGAGAACCTTTATGAATCCGCTGCACGTATCGGTGCGTTGGCACTGACCGACCAGGGCAACCTGATCTTCACCGAAGATGCCAGCGTTGCCATTCTGGATATGTCGTCTTGCAAGGTGCGCCAGTACTCGGCGCCGGTGCATCATCGCCCGAGTTACCGCTTCAATGACGGTACCTGCGACCCCCAGGGGCGCTTCGTCACCGGCCTGATGGATGAGGGCCCAAGTGGCAAGACCGGTGCGCTGCTGCGTTTCGATGGCGAACTGCACGATGTGGTGATCCATGACGGCATGGCGTTGCCCAATGGCATTGCCTGGTCGGCCGATGGCCAGACCGTTTTCTTCGTCGACTCCGCTGCACGCTCGATCTACCGTGCCGAGTATCTGCCCGAAGGGCGGCTGGAGCAGGTCAGCCTGTTTGCCGAGACGCCTGCCGAACTGGGGCGCCCTGACGGTATCGCGCTGGATCGTGAAGGCGGGTTATGGGTGTGTCAGTTCAATGGCAGCTGCCTGCTGCGCTATGACCGCAACGGCCATTTGACCGAGCAGGTGGTGATGCCGGTACCGCGCCCGACCAGTTGCTGTTTCGGTGGCGATGGCATGGGTACGCTGTACATCACCACGGCACGGGTCGGCATGTCGCCGACAGAACTGCGCCACTACCCGGACGCTGGCGACCTGTATGCGATTCGCCCGGAAGTGGGCGGCATTCCCCGCTACGCGTTCAAGGAATA